The following nucleotide sequence is from Nocardioides daedukensis.
TTCGTGACGCTCCATGACTCCTGGTCCACCGGGTCGAGCATCATGCCGCAGAAGAAGAACCCTGACATCGCCGAGCTCGCACGAGGCAAGGCAGGGCGTCTGATCGGCAACCTGTCCGGCCTGCTCGCCACGCTCAAGGCACTGCCGTTGGCCTACAACCGGGATCTCCAGGAGGACAAGGAGCCGGTCTTTGACAGCGTCGACACGCTCGAGGTGCTGCTGCCCGCGTTCACTGGCATGGTGGCGACCCTGCGGTTCAACACCGACCGGATGGCCGAGCTGGCCCCCCAGGGCTTCTCGCTCGCCACCGACATCGCGGAGTGGCTGGTGCGGGAGGGCACGCCGTTCCGGATCGCCCACGAGGTCGCCGGCGCCTGCGTGCGCGAGTGCGAGTCCCAGGGCATCGAGCTCCACGAGCTCACCGACGAGCAGTTCGCCGCGATCCACCCGGCACTGAACCCGGGTGTGCGTGACGTGCTGACGGCCGAGGGCTCGGTCTCCTCGCGTGATGGGCGCGGCGGCACTGCGCCCGCTCGGGTGCGCGAGCAGGTGCAGGAGGTCTCCGGCGTGGTGGCTGATCTTCGTGGACGGTTCTGACCTCGACTTCCTGGCGGGTCCACCGGCCGAGGTGGCTCCGCAGCTGCTCGGTGCCACGCTGAGCAAGGGTGGCGTCAGCGTGCGGATCACAGAGGTCGAGGCCTACGACGGTGCCGACGACCCGGGCTCGCACGCACACCGCGGGCGTACGCCGCGCAACGACGTGATGTTCGGGCCTCCCGGACATCTCTACACCTACTTCATCTACGGGATGCACGTCTGCGCCAACGTCGTGTGCCGCGACGAGGGCACCGCCGGCGCGGTGCTGATCCGCGCAGGCGAGGTGGTCTCGGGACTCGACGAGGCTCGCAGCCGCCGACCGGCCGGCCCCGACCACCGGCTCGCGCAGGGACCCGGGCGATTGTGCAGCGCCCTGGGGGTCGAGCTGGCCGACTACGGAGCGGACCTGCTCGCTGACCAGGTGCGGTTGGAGGCCAACGCACGGCAGGTCGACGTACACCCGGAGCAGCGTGCGGACCCGGGCCAGGTGGCGAGTGGTCCTCGCGTCGGCCTTCGCCTGGCGGCGGATCGCCCGTGGCGGTTCTGGATCAAGGGAGACCCGACCGTCTCCACCTATCGCCCCGCTGTTGTGCGTCGGAAGAGGATCGCGGAGTGAAACCGGTTGTCCTGCCACAAGCGGCGTAGGGCAGGCTAGGGCGCGAGCACCATCGACACATCCTTGAGAGGCAACGAGTTGTCCACCGAACAGAACATCCTCGACGAGCTCGAGTGGCGCGGCCTGATCGCCGACTCGACCGACCGGGAGGCGCTGCGTGAGGCGTTCTCCTCGGGGAGCGTCAAGTTCTATGTGGGTTTCGACCCGACGGCACCGAGCCTGCACATGGGACACCTCGTCCAGATCCTCACCGCGAAGCGGCTCCAGGCTGCCGGGCACACGCCCTACGCCCTGGTCGGCGGCGCCACCGGCACCATCGGCGACCCCAAGGAGACCGGCGAGCGGGTGATGAACTCGCTCGACGTGGTCAAGGAGTGGGTGGACCGCGTCCGTTCGCAGATCGAGCCGTTCCTCTCGTTCGAGGGCGACAACGGCGCGACGATGGTCAACAACTACGACTGGACCGCGTCGATGTCGGTGATCGACTTCCTGCGCGACATCGGCAAGCACTTCCCGGTCAACCGGATGCTGGCGCGCGACGTGGTGCGGACCCGGCTCGAGTCCGGGATCAGCTTCACCGAGTTCTCCTACGTGCTGCTGCAGTCGATGGACTTCTTGAACCTCTTCCGCGATCACGGCGTCACCCTGCAGTTCGGGGGCTCGGACCAGTGGGGGAACCTCACTGCCGGTGTCGAGCTGATCCGGCGTACGACGGGTGGCAAGGCGCACGCGATCGCCACGCCGTTGATGACCAAGGCGGACGGCACGAAGTACGGCAAGACCGAGGGCGGGGCGTTGTGGCTCGATCCGCAGATGATGTCGCCCTACGCCTTCCACCAGTTCTGGCTCAACGTGGAGGACGAGAAGGTGGGCGAGCTCCTTCGGGTCTTCACCTTCCTGGCCCGCGAGCAGATCGAAGAGCTCGAGGCACAGACCGCTGAGAAGCCGTTCCTGCGAGCCGGTCAGAAGGCCCTCGCCGACGCGGTGACGACGCTGGTGCACGGGGAGCAGGAGACCGAGCAGGCGAAGGCTGCCGCCGGTGCGCTGTTCGGCCGCGGTGACCTGCACGCGCTGTCCGGCTCGACGCTCGCCGCTGCCTTGCGCGAGGCCGGTGCCACGTCGTTCCCGCGTGCCCAGGGGACGCCCGACATCGTGACCCTCCTGGTCGACAGTGGTCTCGCCAAGAGCAACGGCGACGCCCGGCGCACCATCAAGGAGGGCGGCGCCTACCTCAACAACGTTCGCATCGAGGACCCTGAGCTGGTGCCCGGTGACGATGACTTCATCGACGGGACCTGGCTGGTCCTTCGTCGCGGCAAGAAGACCATGGCCGGAGTCGAGGCGCTCGGGTGACCCACGGGGTCGGCACGTCCTGGCTTGCCGGCCTCGAGTCGGTTGCCCGTGACGTGCTGCCCAC
It contains:
- the tyrS gene encoding tyrosine--tRNA ligase, whose amino-acid sequence is MSTEQNILDELEWRGLIADSTDREALREAFSSGSVKFYVGFDPTAPSLHMGHLVQILTAKRLQAAGHTPYALVGGATGTIGDPKETGERVMNSLDVVKEWVDRVRSQIEPFLSFEGDNGATMVNNYDWTASMSVIDFLRDIGKHFPVNRMLARDVVRTRLESGISFTEFSYVLLQSMDFLNLFRDHGVTLQFGGSDQWGNLTAGVELIRRTTGGKAHAIATPLMTKADGTKYGKTEGGALWLDPQMMSPYAFHQFWLNVEDEKVGELLRVFTFLAREQIEELEAQTAEKPFLRAGQKALADAVTTLVHGEQETEQAKAAAGALFGRGDLHALSGSTLAAALREAGATSFPRAQGTPDIVTLLVDSGLAKSNGDARRTIKEGGAYLNNVRIEDPELVPGDDDFIDGTWLVLRRGKKTMAGVEALG
- a CDS encoding DNA-3-methyladenine glycosylase — encoded protein: MDGSDLDFLAGPPAEVAPQLLGATLSKGGVSVRITEVEAYDGADDPGSHAHRGRTPRNDVMFGPPGHLYTYFIYGMHVCANVVCRDEGTAGAVLIRAGEVVSGLDEARSRRPAGPDHRLAQGPGRLCSALGVELADYGADLLADQVRLEANARQVDVHPEQRADPGQVASGPRVGLRLAADRPWRFWIKGDPTVSTYRPAVVRRKRIAE